Proteins from a genomic interval of Agrococcus sp. ARC_14:
- a CDS encoding 3-oxoacyl-ACP synthase III — protein sequence MTGNATTRFSNVALLAVASSLPSRITTSEDIEGRLDTALRRLKLRTGLLRRVAGVLERRNWAPGESADEATISAGERALAEAGIDPSQVGLLINTSVTRKHLEPSVAVRLHHGLGLPSSAVNFDVANACLGFVNGMSLAAGMIESGQIDYAIVVNGEDADDIQKNTVERLTSTDVDRADFLSEFATLTLGSGSAAAVLGRADKHPAGHRILGGVTRAATQFHDLCVGSVDGMYTNAKELLKGGLDLVVSAWKEAEPEWNWSKMDRYVTHQVSSVHTNAIVKAAGLDPARVPTTFPRYGNVGPASIPITLVEEQASLAKGDRVLLMGVGSGLNTAMLELAW from the coding sequence ATGACAGGCAACGCGACCACCCGATTCAGCAACGTCGCTCTGCTGGCGGTCGCGAGCTCGCTTCCGAGCCGAATCACCACATCCGAGGACATCGAGGGCAGGCTCGACACCGCGCTTCGCCGCCTCAAGCTGCGCACCGGTCTGCTGCGCCGCGTCGCTGGCGTGCTCGAGCGACGCAACTGGGCCCCGGGCGAATCCGCCGACGAGGCGACGATCTCCGCCGGTGAGCGCGCGCTTGCCGAGGCCGGCATCGACCCCTCGCAGGTCGGGCTGCTCATCAACACCTCCGTGACCCGCAAGCATCTCGAGCCCTCGGTCGCGGTGCGGCTGCACCACGGGCTCGGCCTGCCGAGCTCTGCGGTCAACTTCGACGTCGCGAACGCCTGCCTCGGCTTCGTCAACGGCATGAGCCTTGCCGCGGGCATGATCGAGTCTGGTCAGATCGACTACGCCATCGTCGTCAACGGGGAGGACGCCGACGACATCCAGAAGAACACCGTCGAGCGGCTCACGAGCACCGACGTCGACCGCGCCGACTTCCTCAGCGAGTTCGCCACGCTCACGCTCGGCTCCGGCTCGGCCGCCGCCGTGCTCGGTCGCGCCGACAAGCACCCGGCCGGCCACCGCATCCTGGGCGGCGTCACGCGTGCCGCGACGCAGTTCCACGACCTCTGCGTGGGCAGCGTCGACGGCATGTACACGAACGCCAAGGAGCTGCTGAAGGGCGGCCTCGACCTGGTCGTCTCCGCATGGAAGGAGGCCGAGCCGGAGTGGAACTGGTCGAAGATGGATCGCTACGTCACCCACCAGGTCTCCTCCGTGCACACCAACGCGATCGTGAAGGCGGCGGGCCTCGACCCGGCTCGCGTGCCCACGACCTTCCCGCGCTACGGCAACGTCGGCCCCGCATCCATCCCGATCACGCTCGTCGAGGAGCAGGCCTCGCTCGCCAAGGGCGACCGCGTGCTGCTGATGGGGGTCGGGTCAGGCCTCAACACCGCGATGCTGGAACTGGCCTGGTGA
- a CDS encoding NAD-dependent epimerase/dehydratase family protein → MIVLITGASGFLGRAVAAELVAAGHEVRALQRRPSRVPGVTDVLGSVTDAALVARAAEGAEGVVHLAAKVSLAGEREEFRLVNVEGTRTLLDAAEHAGVRRFVQVSSPSVAHLGASLAGVGAEPASPEHARGDYARTKAEGELLALSRDSAAMRVVAVRPHIVWGPGDTQLIERIVDRARRGRVPLLSGGTALIDTTYVDNAATGIVAALHRAEHAHGNAYVLTNGEPRPVADLLAGICLAAGVRPPHRSIPAPLGRAAGALIERIWAIPGVASRAGGDEPPMTRFLAEQLSTAHWFDQRDTRRDLDWMPTVSIDAGLRRLAEHYRAAR, encoded by the coding sequence ATGATCGTGCTCATCACCGGCGCATCCGGATTCCTCGGCCGCGCGGTCGCCGCCGAGCTCGTCGCTGCCGGGCACGAGGTGCGTGCGCTGCAACGCCGCCCCTCGCGGGTGCCGGGGGTGACGGACGTGCTCGGCTCGGTGACGGATGCGGCGCTCGTCGCGCGCGCCGCCGAGGGCGCGGAAGGCGTCGTGCACCTCGCCGCGAAGGTGTCGCTCGCGGGCGAGCGCGAGGAGTTCCGGCTCGTCAACGTCGAGGGGACGCGCACGCTGCTGGACGCGGCGGAGCACGCTGGCGTGAGGCGCTTCGTGCAGGTCTCCTCGCCATCGGTCGCGCATCTGGGTGCCTCGCTCGCCGGCGTCGGCGCGGAGCCCGCGTCGCCAGAGCACGCCCGCGGAGACTATGCGCGCACGAAGGCGGAGGGCGAGCTGCTGGCGCTCTCGCGCGACTCCGCCGCGATGCGCGTCGTGGCCGTGCGCCCGCACATCGTGTGGGGCCCCGGCGACACGCAGCTCATCGAACGGATCGTCGACCGCGCGCGCCGCGGCCGCGTGCCGCTGCTGAGCGGCGGCACCGCGCTGATCGACACCACCTACGTCGACAACGCTGCGACCGGCATCGTCGCGGCGCTGCACCGCGCCGAGCACGCGCACGGCAATGCCTACGTGCTCACGAACGGCGAGCCGCGACCCGTCGCCGACCTGCTGGCGGGCATCTGCCTGGCCGCGGGCGTGCGCCCGCCGCACCGCAGCATCCCCGCCCCCCTCGGCCGCGCGGCCGGCGCACTGATCGAGCGCATCTGGGCGATTCCGGGAGTCGCCTCCCGGGCGGGCGGCGACGAGCCGCCCATGACGCGCTTCCTCGCCGAGCAGCTCTCGACCGCCCACTGGTTCGACCAGCGCGACACCCGCCGCGACCTCGACTGGATGCCGACGGTCTCGATCGACGCGGGCCTGCGGCGCCTCGCCGAGCACTACCGCGCCGCACGCTGA
- a CDS encoding alpha/beta fold hydrolase, translating into MTEPASLPPRDLPGLDARWSRVVRVHGSGADAGVTREWHCLDTEAALAELGVEPVGTILAVHGNPTWSYLWRAIVDESLRAARAGEPVWRVVAVDQLEMGFSERTGAHRPLAQRVADLGAFTDAVGLDGPVVTLGHDWGGVISLGWAVDHPESLAAVALLNTAVHHPAGVPIPAPLRLAGARGVLGAATVATTGFLDTTLALASPALEPQVKAAYRAPYRSADRRGGIGGFVADIPVDARHESFEELERISAGVAALRVPALMLWGPNDPVFGDRYLDDLVDRLPHADVHRFEGASHLVAEDRPYAPAVLEWLRSSVAEPPAPPVEESPRPLVEERADAAGTRHQTKPTPFTPLWHGLDARTGDPAVAVIDMTRGRRVSWRQLETQTRRIAAGLHGLGVRKGDRVSLLLQPGPTLTAVLYACLRIGAVVVVADAGLGVRGLTRAVRGSWPDVVIGERLGLTAARALGWPGVRISAERLPRLAAAALGVSHSLSEVAARGAELQAAGMQEPEAPRAHDDAAILFTSGSTGPAKGVVYTHGQLSALRDVLATHLDITPEIGLVTGFAPFALLGPALGTRSATPDMDVSSPRTLTATAVSAAVRASEAGIVFLSPAAILNVVATAEALTDDDRAALASVRTFLSTGAPISAAMLTAVAELMPNATPHTPYGMTECLLVTDITLEQVRMAADAPDAGVCVGSPIGANRVLVSALDADGRATGEPSADPGVLGEILISAPHLKSHYDRLWLTDRAATRATPSASERWHRTGDIGHLDAEGRVWIEGRIQHVIVAADGPIAPVGAEQDAETVDAVRRAAVVGVGPHGLRQAVAVVETIPARARPGLADPQLTAAVRASTQLPLAAVLTVPQLPTDVRHNSKIDRSRLSEWAERALAGGRPGAP; encoded by the coding sequence GTGACCGAGCCAGCCTCGCTGCCTCCTCGGGATCTGCCGGGGCTGGATGCGCGGTGGAGCCGCGTCGTGCGGGTGCATGGCAGCGGTGCCGACGCGGGCGTGACGCGCGAGTGGCACTGCCTCGACACCGAGGCCGCGCTCGCCGAGCTCGGGGTGGAGCCGGTCGGCACGATCCTCGCGGTGCACGGCAACCCGACCTGGTCCTACCTGTGGCGCGCGATCGTCGACGAGTCGCTGCGTGCCGCCCGAGCCGGCGAGCCCGTGTGGCGCGTCGTCGCGGTCGACCAGCTCGAGATGGGCTTCTCGGAGCGCACGGGTGCGCATCGGCCGCTCGCACAGCGGGTCGCAGACCTCGGGGCGTTCACGGATGCGGTGGGTCTCGACGGCCCGGTGGTGACGCTCGGGCACGACTGGGGTGGCGTCATCTCGCTCGGCTGGGCCGTCGACCACCCGGAGTCGCTCGCGGCGGTCGCGCTGCTCAACACCGCGGTGCATCATCCGGCGGGAGTGCCCATCCCCGCGCCGCTGCGGCTCGCGGGCGCGCGAGGCGTGCTGGGCGCCGCGACCGTCGCCACCACCGGCTTCCTCGACACGACGCTCGCGCTCGCCTCGCCGGCGCTCGAGCCGCAGGTGAAGGCCGCGTACCGCGCGCCCTACCGCTCGGCCGATCGGCGCGGCGGCATCGGCGGCTTCGTCGCCGACATCCCGGTCGACGCCCGGCACGAGAGCTTCGAGGAGCTCGAGCGCATCAGCGCCGGCGTCGCAGCGCTGCGCGTGCCAGCGCTCATGCTGTGGGGCCCGAACGACCCGGTCTTCGGCGACCGCTACCTCGACGACCTGGTCGACCGCCTCCCGCATGCCGATGTGCACCGCTTCGAGGGCGCGAGCCACCTCGTCGCGGAGGATCGCCCCTATGCGCCGGCGGTGCTGGAGTGGCTGCGCTCGTCAGTCGCGGAGCCGCCCGCCCCGCCGGTCGAGGAGTCGCCCCGACCGTTGGTCGAGGAGCGCGCCGACGCAGCCGGCACGCGTCACCAGACCAAGCCCACCCCCTTCACTCCCTTGTGGCACGGCCTCGACGCCCGCACCGGCGACCCCGCCGTCGCCGTCATCGACATGACACGCGGCCGCCGCGTCAGCTGGCGCCAGCTCGAGACCCAGACCCGCCGCATCGCCGCGGGCCTCCACGGGCTGGGGGTCCGCAAGGGCGACCGCGTCTCGCTGCTGCTGCAGCCGGGGCCAACGCTCACCGCCGTGCTCTACGCGTGCCTGCGCATCGGCGCCGTCGTCGTGGTCGCCGATGCCGGCCTGGGCGTGCGCGGCCTGACGCGCGCCGTGCGCGGATCCTGGCCCGACGTCGTGATCGGCGAGCGCCTCGGCCTCACCGCCGCGCGGGCGCTCGGCTGGCCAGGCGTGCGCATCTCCGCCGAGCGCCTGCCGCGGCTGGCCGCCGCGGCGCTCGGCGTCTCGCACAGCCTCAGCGAGGTCGCAGCGCGCGGCGCCGAGCTGCAGGCCGCAGGGATGCAGGAACCGGAGGCGCCGCGCGCGCACGACGACGCCGCCATCCTGTTCACCTCCGGCTCGACCGGCCCCGCCAAGGGCGTCGTCTACACGCACGGGCAGCTGAGCGCCCTGCGCGATGTGCTCGCCACCCATCTCGACATCACGCCCGAGATCGGCCTGGTCACCGGCTTCGCGCCGTTCGCGCTGCTCGGGCCTGCCCTCGGCACGCGCTCGGCGACCCCCGACATGGATGTCTCCTCGCCCCGCACCCTCACGGCCACCGCCGTCTCCGCGGCCGTGCGCGCATCCGAAGCCGGCATCGTCTTCCTCTCGCCCGCGGCCATCCTCAACGTGGTCGCGACGGCCGAGGCGCTCACCGATGACGATCGCGCGGCGCTCGCGAGCGTGCGCACGTTCCTCTCCACCGGCGCACCGATCAGCGCAGCCATGCTCACCGCGGTCGCCGAGCTCATGCCGAACGCCACGCCGCACACGCCCTATGGCATGACGGAGTGCCTGCTGGTGACCGACATCACGCTCGAGCAGGTGCGGATGGCGGCGGATGCGCCGGACGCCGGTGTGTGCGTGGGGTCGCCGATCGGCGCGAACCGGGTGCTGGTCAGCGCGCTCGACGCCGACGGGCGGGCGACGGGGGAGCCGAGCGCCGACCCCGGCGTGCTGGGCGAGATCCTCATCTCGGCCCCGCACCTGAAGTCCCACTACGACCGGCTGTGGCTCACCGACCGCGCGGCCACGCGGGCGACGCCGAGCGCCAGCGAACGCTGGCACCGCACCGGCGACATCGGCCACCTCGACGCCGAGGGCCGCGTCTGGATCGAGGGCCGCATCCAGCACGTCATCGTCGCCGCCGACGGCCCGATCGCCCCGGTCGGTGCAGAGCAGGACGCCGAGACGGTCGACGCGGTGCGCCGCGCCGCCGTCGTCGGCGTCGGCCCGCACGGCCTGCGCCAGGCGGTCGCGGTCGTCGAGACCATCCCCGCGCGCGCCCGGCCGGGCCTCGCAGACCCGCAGCTCACGGCCGCGGTGCGCGCCAGCACGCAGCTGCCGCTCGCGGCCGTGCTGACGGTGCCGCAGCTGCCCACCGACGTGCGGCACAACTCCAAGATCGACCGCTCGCGGCTCTCCGAGTGGGCAGAGCGGGCGCTCGCGGGCGGCAGGCCGGGCGCGCCATGA
- a CDS encoding MFS transporter yields MSEAVQPAASPVIVSGKDAARIARAAFVGTALEWYDYFLFGTAAALVFNRLFFTDLDATAATLAAFATFGVGFAARPIGAFVFGMVGDRFGRKPALLVTVVMIGVATGLIGILPDYLSVGIAAPIMLAVLRLVQGLAVGGEWGGAVTIAVEHAPIERRGRFAALVQIGSPVGTLLSSGAFALVLMLPADAFDAWGWRLPFLAAFPLLGIALYIRLKVEESPVFAQLVEQEGRAKVPALEVFRKAWGRLLVAVAAALLGVGGFYMMTTFVVSYGSNTLGVDRGTMVNATLIAAVFQIPMTVYAGRLAERFGPGRMTVVGSLATAAAAFPLFWLIDTGQAFAIILAVTLGILLITLAYAVTGALLTELFPPRLRYSGVALGYNLAGAISGFLPLLATASLLASDNQSWSAALLLIAIAAITAIGGAIGERLRIRDDVNTESEEHHE; encoded by the coding sequence ATGTCCGAAGCTGTGCAGCCCGCCGCGTCGCCGGTCATCGTGAGCGGCAAGGACGCCGCCCGCATCGCCCGCGCCGCCTTCGTCGGCACCGCCCTCGAGTGGTACGACTACTTCCTGTTCGGCACGGCGGCCGCCCTCGTGTTCAACCGGCTGTTCTTCACGGATCTGGATGCGACCGCTGCGACGCTCGCCGCGTTCGCGACGTTCGGCGTCGGCTTCGCCGCACGACCCATCGGCGCCTTCGTGTTCGGCATGGTCGGCGACCGCTTCGGCCGCAAGCCCGCCCTGCTGGTCACCGTCGTCATGATCGGCGTGGCCACCGGCCTCATCGGCATCCTCCCCGACTACCTCTCGGTGGGCATCGCAGCGCCGATCATGCTGGCCGTCCTCCGGCTCGTCCAGGGCCTCGCCGTCGGCGGCGAATGGGGTGGAGCGGTGACGATCGCGGTCGAGCACGCGCCCATCGAGCGGCGCGGCCGGTTCGCCGCGCTCGTGCAGATCGGCTCACCGGTCGGCACGCTGCTCTCCTCCGGCGCGTTCGCGCTGGTGCTGATGCTCCCGGCGGACGCCTTCGACGCGTGGGGCTGGCGGTTGCCGTTCCTCGCCGCCTTCCCGCTGCTGGGGATCGCCCTCTACATCAGGCTCAAGGTCGAGGAGTCGCCCGTCTTCGCACAGCTGGTCGAGCAGGAGGGCCGCGCGAAGGTGCCGGCGCTCGAGGTGTTCCGCAAGGCCTGGGGCAGGCTGCTGGTCGCCGTGGCTGCTGCGCTGCTCGGCGTCGGCGGCTTCTACATGATGACCACCTTCGTCGTGAGCTACGGCTCCAACACCCTCGGCGTCGATCGCGGCACGATGGTGAACGCGACCCTCATCGCGGCGGTGTTCCAGATCCCGATGACGGTCTACGCGGGCCGTCTCGCCGAGCGGTTCGGACCGGGACGGATGACCGTGGTCGGGTCGCTCGCCACCGCCGCGGCCGCGTTCCCGCTGTTCTGGCTCATCGACACCGGGCAGGCGTTCGCGATCATCCTCGCGGTCACCCTCGGCATCCTCCTGATCACGCTCGCCTACGCCGTCACCGGTGCCCTGCTGACCGAGCTCTTCCCGCCGCGGCTGCGCTACAGCGGCGTCGCGCTCGGCTACAACCTCGCGGGCGCCATCAGCGGCTTCCTGCCACTGCTGGCGACCGCATCCCTGCTCGCCAGCGACAACCAGTCCTGGTCGGCGGCGCTGCTGCTCATCGCGATCGCCGCGATCACCGCGATCGGCGGCGCGATCGGTGAGCGGCTGCGCATCCGTGACGACGTCAACACCGAGAGCGAGGAGCACCATGAGTGA
- a CDS encoding FAD/NAD(P)-binding oxidoreductase: MPAHEHGVVIVGSGAAGHSCARALRSGGFAGRIRLLNGEGGPAINRTLVDTGLLPGLLTQEQIALAPLADVEVIDARAMRLDASERTVVLEDGRALRADALVLACGSLPRPLDEALSVDPAVRQHTLHGARDADGLRRAIPEPAAASVIVIGSGFIGAEVASHYAGAGARVTLIGRSPLPLRAAVGADIAGRLASLHAERVDARLGVRIVAVRAARDGAATVVELEDGSTVTGEALVVAVGSAPALAWAGFDGAIAVDDRFRIPTRPGIYAAGSASAPAMAEGHVRVDHWDAAVSQGAHAARSVLHDLGLGDDPGPWAPTTGFTLVAHGAVIGARGVRGRDAGEATAELEGGGLLTEFSTADGVPSGVVGWNAGPHVARAASRL; encoded by the coding sequence ATGCCAGCGCACGAGCACGGAGTGGTGATCGTCGGATCCGGGGCGGCGGGGCACAGCTGCGCCAGAGCGCTCCGCAGCGGCGGCTTCGCCGGCCGCATCCGTCTCCTCAACGGCGAGGGAGGGCCGGCGATCAACCGGACGCTGGTGGACACGGGGCTGCTCCCCGGCCTCCTGACGCAGGAACAGATCGCGCTGGCGCCGCTGGCCGACGTCGAGGTCATCGACGCGCGCGCGATGCGCCTGGATGCGTCGGAGCGGACGGTGGTGCTCGAGGACGGTCGTGCGCTGCGCGCCGACGCGCTGGTGCTCGCGTGCGGCAGCCTGCCGCGACCGCTCGACGAGGCGCTCTCGGTCGACCCCGCGGTGCGACAGCACACGCTGCACGGAGCTCGCGATGCCGACGGCCTGCGCCGCGCCATCCCCGAGCCGGCGGCAGCGAGCGTGATCGTGATCGGATCGGGATTCATCGGCGCAGAGGTCGCGAGCCACTACGCGGGCGCGGGCGCTCGCGTCACGCTCATCGGTCGCTCGCCCCTGCCGCTGCGAGCGGCGGTCGGAGCGGACATCGCCGGGCGGCTCGCATCGCTGCACGCTGAGCGCGTCGACGCACGGCTCGGAGTCCGGATCGTGGCCGTGCGAGCGGCACGGGACGGTGCCGCGACGGTCGTGGAGCTCGAGGACGGCAGCACCGTCACCGGCGAAGCGCTCGTGGTCGCGGTGGGCTCTGCACCTGCGCTCGCCTGGGCGGGCTTCGACGGAGCGATCGCCGTCGACGACCGCTTCCGCATCCCGACCCGACCGGGCATCTACGCGGCTGGCAGCGCATCGGCACCTGCGATGGCCGAGGGGCACGTGCGAGTGGATCACTGGGATGCGGCGGTATCCCAGGGCGCCCACGCCGCTCGATCCGTGCTGCACGACCTCGGGCTCGGCGACGATCCCGGCCCCTGGGCGCCGACGACCGGCTTCACCCTCGTGGCGCACGGCGCAGTGATCGGCGCTCGTGGGGTGCGTGGGCGCGATGCGGGTGAGGCGACTGCCGAGCTCGAGGGCGGCGGCCTGCTCACCGAGTTCTCGACCGCCGATGGCGTGCCTTCGGGCGTGGTCGGTTGGAATGCGGGACCGCACGTCGCCCGCGCAGCGTCGCGGCTCTGA
- a CDS encoding heavy-metal-associated domain-containing protein: MATTEYQVTGMTCGHCEMAIRSEVGQIAGISDIQVSAADGHLTVQTDGDAPADDAAVLSAVDEAGYEARRLS; encoded by the coding sequence ATGGCAACGACCGAGTACCAGGTGACCGGCATGACGTGCGGGCACTGCGAGATGGCGATCCGAAGCGAGGTCGGGCAGATCGCCGGCATCTCCGACATCCAGGTCAGTGCGGCCGACGGCCACCTCACGGTGCAGACCGACGGCGATGCCCCCGCAGACGACGCGGCAGTGCTCTCGGCGGTCGACGAAGCTGGCTACGAGGCACGCCGCCTCTCCTGA
- a CDS encoding ArgE/DapE family deacylase produces MSDPTIRDRILRAVDARFDAQLAFTQEVVRHPSLRTQEGSAQDLLHRAMEQRGLQMDRWQLDPGALAAHPGAGIIDVDYGDVDNVVGTYEPTVEAGRSLILNGHIDVVPTGPEGAWSASPWDARIDGDWLYGRGSGDMKAGLVANLFAFDALFDAGLEPTARIHIQSVVEEECTGNGSLSALQRGYTADAVLIPEPEEDMLVRANVGVIWFRVRVDGAPTHPREMHAGFNAIDAAHSVIGRLRELEEAWNAERGQHRYFEDLDHPINLNLGIVAGGDWASSVPAWCEMDLRIALYPGVTAEDAWEQIEAHLASVTTDEAGNPIRATATRNGFFAQGYVLEEGSDAEAALRASHREVFGSELETFTTPGYLDGRVFTQYGGIPSLVYGPISEAIHGYDERVSIESVRRITKSIALFIADWCGVQESSRS; encoded by the coding sequence ATGAGTGACCCCACCATCCGAGACCGGATCCTGCGAGCGGTCGACGCTCGGTTCGACGCGCAGCTCGCGTTCACGCAGGAGGTGGTGCGGCACCCGTCGCTGCGGACGCAGGAGGGCAGCGCGCAGGATCTGCTGCACCGCGCGATGGAGCAGCGCGGGCTGCAGATGGATCGCTGGCAGCTCGACCCGGGGGCGCTCGCCGCGCACCCCGGCGCCGGCATCATCGACGTCGACTACGGAGACGTCGACAACGTCGTCGGCACGTACGAGCCCACCGTCGAGGCGGGCAGATCGCTGATCCTGAACGGTCACATCGACGTGGTGCCCACCGGCCCGGAAGGCGCATGGTCCGCGTCCCCGTGGGATGCCCGCATCGACGGCGACTGGCTCTACGGCCGCGGCAGCGGCGACATGAAGGCAGGCCTCGTCGCCAACCTCTTCGCCTTCGACGCGCTCTTCGACGCAGGCCTCGAGCCCACCGCCCGCATCCACATCCAGTCGGTCGTCGAGGAGGAGTGCACCGGCAACGGCTCGCTCTCCGCGCTCCAGCGCGGGTACACGGCGGATGCGGTGCTGATCCCGGAGCCCGAGGAGGACATGCTGGTGCGAGCCAACGTGGGCGTGATCTGGTTCCGGGTGCGCGTCGACGGCGCCCCGACGCATCCGCGTGAGATGCACGCGGGCTTCAACGCGATCGACGCCGCGCACTCCGTGATCGGCCGGCTGCGCGAGCTCGAGGAGGCGTGGAACGCCGAGCGCGGCCAGCACCGCTACTTCGAGGATCTCGACCACCCGATCAACCTCAACCTCGGCATCGTCGCGGGCGGCGACTGGGCCTCCAGCGTCCCTGCCTGGTGCGAGATGGATCTGCGCATCGCGCTCTACCCCGGCGTGACGGCCGAGGACGCCTGGGAGCAGATCGAGGCGCATCTCGCGAGCGTCACGACCGACGAGGCCGGGAATCCGATCCGTGCGACGGCGACCCGCAACGGCTTCTTCGCCCAGGGCTACGTGCTCGAGGAGGGCAGCGATGCCGAGGCCGCGCTGCGCGCCTCGCACCGCGAGGTCTTCGGCAGCGAGCTCGAGACCTTCACGACACCCGGCTACCTCGACGGCCGCGTCTTCACGCAGTACGGCGGCATCCCCTCGCTCGTCTACGGGCCGATCTCCGAGGCGATCCACGGCTACGACGAGCGCGTCAGCATCGAGTCGGTGCGGCGCATCACCAAGTCGATCGCGCTGTTCATCGCCGACTGGTGCGGCGTGCAAGAGTCGTCGCGATCTTGA
- a CDS encoding PucR family transcriptional regulator: MPPSVLSAIASRCHFDLANATAEYTRAVRQLPGYSLAAIAEEELHRTAYDSLDLMMRLLAGEDVAEQLGARSDSIGRRRAQQGIALDSLARAVRMDFRFLWGVLRDEAHADEVVPLAEEVATIWDVVELHTSRVQTAYIAELSEVNRELERERGSLLRRLVAGEANDPAQLEHIAAMFGFPLDGRFRVAVANPRFSRQFRQALGRLRARPDMQAFDGVELAILDDAALSSHDRELLQQAPAGISPAVEGLGRVAVAWSIARRLAELVDTPDAAATLGSHWQHLVDEGLGPAAVAFRDERLAQLRALPAGRRALLLEGVHAYMRTGSIAETAERLFVHRNTVLKRLNAFTVLTGLDPSVPNDAATIRLLLGGIE, translated from the coding sequence ATGCCCCCGTCTGTGCTGTCCGCGATCGCCTCGCGATGCCACTTCGACCTCGCCAACGCGACCGCTGAGTACACGCGAGCGGTGCGGCAGCTGCCCGGCTACTCGCTCGCGGCGATCGCCGAGGAGGAGCTGCACCGAACGGCCTACGATTCCCTCGACCTGATGATGCGGCTGCTCGCCGGCGAAGACGTCGCCGAGCAGCTCGGAGCCCGATCGGACAGCATCGGCCGTCGGCGCGCACAGCAGGGCATCGCGCTCGACTCCCTCGCTCGCGCCGTGCGCATGGACTTCCGCTTCCTCTGGGGCGTGCTGCGCGATGAGGCGCACGCGGACGAGGTCGTGCCGCTCGCCGAGGAGGTGGCGACGATCTGGGATGTCGTCGAGCTGCACACGAGCAGGGTCCAGACGGCCTACATCGCCGAGCTCAGCGAGGTGAACCGCGAGCTCGAGCGCGAGCGCGGCTCGCTGCTGCGGCGCCTCGTGGCCGGGGAGGCCAACGATCCGGCCCAGCTCGAGCACATCGCCGCCATGTTCGGGTTCCCGCTCGACGGGCGGTTCCGCGTCGCGGTCGCGAACCCACGATTCTCCCGGCAGTTCCGTCAGGCGTTGGGCCGCCTGCGCGCGCGTCCGGACATGCAGGCGTTCGACGGCGTCGAGCTCGCCATCCTCGACGACGCCGCGCTGAGCAGCCATGACCGCGAGCTGCTGCAGCAGGCGCCCGCCGGGATCTCGCCCGCCGTGGAGGGGCTTGGCAGGGTCGCCGTCGCGTGGAGCATCGCGCGTCGGCTCGCCGAGCTCGTCGACACTCCCGACGCCGCCGCGACGCTCGGATCGCACTGGCAGCACCTCGTCGACGAGGGGCTCGGGCCGGCAGCAGTCGCGTTCCGCGACGAGCGGCTCGCGCAGCTGCGAGCGCTGCCCGCAGGGCGCCGTGCCCTGCTGCTGGAGGGCGTGCATGCGTACATGCGAACCGGCTCGATCGCCGAGACCGCCGAGCGCCTCTTCGTGCACCGCAACACCGTGCTCAAGCGGCTCAACGCCTTCACCGTGCTGACCGGGCTCGACCCCTCGGTGCCGAACGACGCCGCGACGATCCGCCTGCTGCTGGGCGGCATCGAGTAG
- a CDS encoding heavy-metal-associated domain-containing protein, whose protein sequence is MNTAARLSLYGLGLVAAFGAAFVISGVVVPDAVVDARATATEDGHGAHQEPAAPEAAPAALPGLSLETDGYQLSPVTAPGAVGEEGELRFTVLDANGDPLREYTEEHEKELHLIVVRADGSEFRHVHPELDSDGAWSLPWAWDEAGSYRVFADFTPATQESGITLTRSISVAGDFAPVAVEDEVRTSSAGEFEVQLSGDLAVGDSSTLTVEVTRDGEPVTEMQPYLGAFGHLVALRDGDLAYLHVHPEGAEPEAGDLSGPTVDFATEAPTAGRYLLYFDFQVDGEVQTASFVLSTEAAGATDTPVSSTPDESPEEAPADDGHDDH, encoded by the coding sequence ATGAACACCGCCGCTCGTCTCAGCCTGTACGGACTCGGCCTCGTCGCCGCATTCGGCGCAGCCTTCGTCATCTCGGGGGTGGTCGTGCCCGATGCCGTCGTCGACGCCCGAGCCACCGCAACGGAGGATGGGCACGGCGCGCACCAGGAACCGGCCGCTCCCGAGGCGGCGCCGGCGGCACTGCCGGGCCTCTCGCTCGAAACCGACGGCTACCAGCTCAGCCCCGTCACCGCGCCCGGAGCGGTCGGCGAGGAGGGCGAGCTGCGCTTCACCGTGCTCGACGCGAACGGAGATCCGCTGCGCGAGTACACCGAGGAGCATGAGAAGGAGCTGCACCTCATCGTCGTCCGCGCGGACGGCAGCGAGTTCCGGCACGTGCATCCCGAGCTCGACAGCGATGGCGCGTGGTCGCTGCCTTGGGCATGGGACGAGGCCGGCAGCTACCGCGTCTTCGCAGACTTCACCCCCGCGACCCAGGAGAGCGGCATCACGCTGACCCGCAGCATCAGCGTCGCCGGCGACTTCGCGCCCGTCGCCGTGGAGGATGAGGTGCGCACCTCGAGCGCGGGCGAGTTCGAGGTGCAGCTCTCCGGCGACCTGGCCGTGGGCGACAGCTCCACGCTCACCGTCGAGGTCACGCGCGACGGCGAGCCTGTGACGGAGATGCAGCCCTATCTGGGCGCGTTCGGCCACCTCGTCGCCCTGCGTGACGGCGACCTGGCCTACCTGCACGTGCACCCGGAGGGCGCGGAGCCCGAAGCAGGCGACCTCTCTGGCCCGACGGTCGACTTCGCCACGGAGGCGCCGACCGCCGGCCGCTACCTGCTGTACTTCGACTTCCAGGTCGACGGCGAGGTGCAGACGGCCTCGTTCGTGCTCAGCACCGAGGCCGCCGGAGCGACCGACACCCCCGTGAGCAGCACCCCCGACGAGAGCCCCGAAGAGGCGCCCGCCGACGACGGTCACGACGACCACTGA